A DNA window from Eremothecium cymbalariae DBVPG#7215 chromosome 3, complete sequence contains the following coding sequences:
- the HAM1 gene encoding nucleoside triphosphate pyrophosphohydrolase HAM1 (similar to Ashbya gossypii AFR425C), whose translation MQEIIFVTSNKAKLAEVQALLNSESMRFTISNEPLDLLEIQGSDLEVIALEKCKEAVKNLGPDKKVFIEDTALSFDEFDGLPGAYIKWFLNMGLPKIVSMLAGTDNKAATGITTVVFYDGEGMYHTFQGRCDGRIVDARGSTKFGWDPIFEPNNGNNLTYAEMDSKTKNAISHRSKAFKAFKEFLRLQL comes from the coding sequence ATGCAAGAGATTATATTCGTTACTAGTAACAAGGCTAAGTTAGCCGAAGTCCAGGCCCTTCTAAACTCTGAGTCCATGCGTTTTACTATCAGTAATGAGCCGTTGGACTTATTGGAAATACAAGGCTCCGATCTAGAAGTCATTGCGCTTGAGAAGTGCAAGGAGGCTGTAAAGAACCTTGGACCTGACAAAAAGGTCTTCATTGAGGACACTGCATTGTCCTTCGATGAGTTTGACGGTCTACCAGGAGCTTACATAAAATGGTTCCTCAACATGGGACTGCCTAAAATTGTCAGTATGCTTGCTGGAACAGACAATAAAGCGGCCACAGGTATCACTACTGTTGTCTTTTACGACGGCGAAGGAATGTATCACACCTTTCAAGGGCGCTGTGATGGCCGCATTGTTGATGCTCGCGGATCAACCAAGTTTGGCTGGGACCCTATCTTCGAGCCTAACAACGGGAACAACTTAACCTATGCAGAAATGGAcagcaaaacaaaaaatgccATCTCACACAGATCCAAGGCATTCAAAGCCTTCAAAGAGTTCCTGCGGTTACAGCTATAG
- the LOS1 gene encoding Ran GTPase-binding protein LOS1 (similar to Ashbya gossypii AFR424C) gives MSQQLQQAVEIANSSTADPALKKQALDYVQQMKTSDNAAQLFVSYLNDGSTSDIGRFVALQVLCDLAGDHVQKGQLEFLKDTAVTMLREKAGSRTADPEYVRNKAAEWISRLFYCMYGEVNGNLWSSFFTDIIHLTDISSLEKSVSSDYSPVGLDYFLRICASINSEIADQAFVRSKEAQQKNNSLKDTMRIQDVSVLTRIWNNTLKSIQQDLHKLDLAGLTLQCIGSYISWIDINLIVNPDYVSTIYAYLNYPKTKIACAQCLCEIISKKMKPSDKLQLLSMLNLTDKVVELGDVDVEVYEQLAKLASSVGLELSIILEQCNDDTASVESQSIARTADQQIIGQVAPLVLRFMDHEYDSVTQQTFPFISHYLAFLKRLFALGGKPGSAVALNSKKIPLDQDHQIFLNSLITVCMKKMKIDDSCDPEDVDDVDEFVETTRSKLKIFQDSIAVINPPIYLDHISKHIESSLLKHDWRSLELAIYQMHNVAESIRNNLLGLNKAGIAQSQPAQMMTKFMDAVLNNNSIFNSNNPLIQISFFELVVRHYNFIGNTGKNEVTLLTIFCTQFGMFNNVERVRLRSWYLFSRLIKITKPKLDNETISQLLSKLAPLLTIKNLSGVTNDNDVDTTFDNQLYIFEGVGMLIGAKSTDDYEILDGVLTSLFSDLESCISTTVKTLEVVLQAHHVLMAIGTIARGVHAGLVPENQINNSQVTSALVHKSLIEKFSNIAEVILVTFSYFNKYETIRDAARFSFARLTPILKNDIIPFSSRLISIFLESDLKSIEMNDFLGFLGQMVHTFHTDDNCYQLFNNLFTPVIKKVFALIAQVEEEGTVAAASGSAAAAAKGGSVKNVVVTDSFRDKVQLKKAYYAFLQSFVSNNVTSLLLTSTNRNILPMILTDLLTYSPEEIQETSTMKLALNVLVNFVKFFGTGRCSDEKDRNANNFEPLEGLNEFFIAKAIPLVFELPFKPEYGFNVEDGSCRVIASDLSRLLKSLYDINGELHSNTCVKFLTEAYFLQIQFPPQLALEFVQTLATANEKQFEKYFINFIKCMKI, from the coding sequence ATGTctcaacaacttcaacagGCAGTGGAGATTGCGAACTCGTCCACAGCAGATCCTGCGCTGAAGAAGCAGGCTTTGGATTACGTTCAACAGATGAAGACAAGTGATAATGCTGCTCAATTGTTTGTTTCATATTTAAATGATGGGTCTACGAGTGATATAGGCAGGTTTGTTGCTTTGCAAGTGTTGTGTGACCTTGCGGGAGATCATGTCCAGAAGGGGCAGCTAGAGTTTTTAAAGGATACTGCAGTTACTATGCTACGAGAAAAGGCTGGCAGTAGAACTGCGGATCCGGAGTATGTTAGGAATAAGGCTGCGGAATGGATTTCGAGATTATTTTACTGCATGTATGGTGAAGTGAACGGGAATCTGTGGTCTAGTTTTTTTACTGATATAATTCATTTGACCGATATTTCCAGCTTAGAAAAGTCGGTTTCATCCGATTATAGTCCAGTAGGTTTAGATTATTTTCTTAGGATTTGTGCGTCCATCAACTCCGAGATTGCAGACCAGGCATTTGTTAGGTCTAAAGAGGCCCAgcaaaaaaataacagcTTGAAAGATACCATGCGAATTCAAGATGTGTCCGTCTTGACAAGGATATGGAACAACACCTTGAAATCCATACAGCAAGATCTGCATAAACTTGATCTTGCTGGTTTGACCTTACAGTGTATTGGTTCTTATATCTCCTGGATTGATATCAATTTAATCGTGAATCCTGATTACGTATCTACCATATATGCATACCTCAACTATCCAAAGACTAAGATAGCATGCGCACAATGTTTGTGTGAAAttatttcaaagaagatgaaacCAAGCGATAAATTGCAACTGTTGAGTATGCTAAATTTGACTGATAAAGTTGTTGAGTTAGGAGATGTTGATGTGGAGGTCTACGAGCAATTAGCTAAGTTGGCAAGCTCTGTGGGATTAGAGTTGTCCATAATTTTAGAACAGTGCAATGATGATACAGCATCAGTAGAGTCACAGTCCATCGCACGAACTGCTGACCAACAGATAATAGGACAAGTTGCTCCATTGGTCTTGAGGTTTATGGACCATGAATACGATTCGGTGACTCAGCAGACTTTTCCATTCATATCTCACTATCTTGCGTTCTTAAAGAGGCTTTTCGCCCTTGGAGGTAAGCCAGGTAGTGCTGTTGCattaaattccaaaaagaTCCCATTAGACCAGGATCACCAAATTTTCCTAAACAGTTTGATAACTGTTTGcatgaaaaagatgaaaatcGATGATTCCTGTGATCCagaagatgttgatgatgttgatgagttCGTGGAGACTACCAGATCTAAATTAAAAATCTTCCAAGATAGTATTGCAGTCATTAACCCGCCCATTTACCTAGATCACATCTCAAAGCATATAGAATCTTCGCTATTGAAACATGACTGGAGAAGTTTAGAGTTGGCCATTTATCAGATGCACAATGTTGCTGAATCTATCAGAAACAATCTTCTTGGCTTAAACAAAGCGGGGATTGCACAGTCACAGCCAGCTCAAATGATGACAAAATTTATGGATGCTGTTTTAAACAACAACTCAATTTTTAATTCAAATAACCCCCTGAtccaaatttctttctttgagtTAGTTGTTAGGCATTATAACTTTATTGGCAATACTGGTAAAAATGAGGTAACTTTACTCACTATATTTTGTACGCAGTTCGGTATGTTCAATAATGTGGAAAGAGTAAGACTAAGGAGCTGGTATCTATTTTCCCGTTTAATCAAGATCACCAAACCTAAACTCGATAATGAGACGATATCTCaattattatcaaaacttGCACCTCTATTGACAATCAAGAATTTATCTGGAGTCACCAATGATAATGACGTTGATACCACTTTTGACAACCAGctgtatatatttgaaggcGTTGGAATGCTAATTGGTGCAAAGTCCACTGACGATTATGAAATTCTTGATGGTGTATTAACGTCATTGTTTTCTGATTTAGAATCTTGTATTTCGACCACTGTCAAAACTCTAGAGGTTGTCTTGCAAGCGCATCATGTTTTAATGGCTATTGGCACCATTGCTCGTGGTGTTCATGCAGGTTTGGTCCCTGAAAATCAGATTAATAATTCGCAAGTTACTTCAGCTCTAGTACACAAGTCACtaattgaaaagttttccaatattGCTGAAGTGATTTTGGTTACGTTTTCCTATTTCAATAAATATGAGACAATCAGAGATGCTGCaaggttttcttttgctcGATTGACCCCAATCTTAAAGAACGATATTATTCCATTTTCCAGTAGATTAATCTCCATATTTCTAGAATCtgatttgaaaagtattGAAATGAATGACTTTTTAGGATTTCTGGGACAGATGGTGCACACGTTTCATACAGATGACAACTGTTACCAgttattcaacaatttgtTCACACCTGTGATCAAGAAAGTATTTGCGCTAATTGCACAGGTTGAAGAGGAAGGTACGGTGGCAGCAGCATCTGgttcagcagcagcagcagcaaagGGTGGGAGCGTTAAAAACGTAGTGGTAACCGATTCTTTTAGGGATAAAGTTCAGCTAAAAAAGGCATATTACGCATTCCTACAGTCATTCGTATCAAACAATGTTACTTCTCTATTACTTACTTCAACTAATAGAAATATTCTACCGATGATATTAACAGACTTGTTAACATATAGTCCTGAAGAAATACAAGAGACCTCAACAATGAAATTGGCTTTGAATGTCTTGGTTAATTTCGTGAAGTTTTTTGGAACTGGCAGATGCTCTGATGAAAAGGACCGTAACGCTAATAACTTTGAACCGCTCGAAGGGTTAAATGAATTCTTTATTGCTAAGGCAATCCCATTAGTTTTTGAACTGCCATTCAAACCAGAATATGGTTTCAATGTTGAAGATGGTAGCTGTCGCGTAATTGCATCAGATTTGTCTCGCCTATTGAAGTCACTATACGATATTAACGGTGAACTACACAGTAATACATGCGTAAAATTTCTTACTGAGGCGTACTTTTTACAGATACAGTTTCCACCACAACTAGCATTGGAATTTGTCCAGACGTTGGCAACGGCTAATGAAAAGCAGTTCGAAAagtattttataaattttatTAAGTGCATGAAGatctga
- the EMC3 gene encoding ER membrane complex subunit EMC3 (similar to Ashbya gossypii AFR429C): protein MWSKLLIAANETVAELTLDPRLKLWVLLPISIVMILVGVIQQYTMVLLGPKVKSAPRPTITENQYISKPIAVLNNGVNLHEASFKIRQQYLAQVLSEGKYLALKGRNDSAQNILTDPNVSDAILNMAKGNLANYVPQTLIMWWVNYFFAGFVLMKLPFPLTIRFKEMLQSGVMTPDLDVRWVSSISWYFISMFGLKPVYNLLFGDSKLGDIELPMQQFVGGSMPGGPTPEVLMKDYANDLTIAQHESIFEGIEERILNMYS from the coding sequence ATGTGGTCTAAATTATTAATTGCAGCTAACGAAACTGTTGCGGAGTTGACCCTAGACCCAAGGTTAAAGCTTTGGGTACTGCTTCCCATATCTATAGTAATGATACTGGTAGGAGTCATCCAGCAATATACAATGGTGTTACTTGGTCCCAAGGTAAAAAGTGCACCCAGGCCTACAATTACGGAGAATCAATACATAAGTAAGCCAATTGCTGTTCTGAACAATGGGGTTAACCTACATGAGGCGTCTTTCAAAATAAGACAGCAATATTTAGCACAGGTGTTATCTGAAGGAAAGTACTTGGCTTTAAAGGGCAGAAATGATTCAGCGCAGAACATTTTAACTGATCCGAATGTTTCAGATGCAATACTGAATATGGCAAAAGGCAATTTAGCGAACTACGTTCCTCAAACACTAATTATGTGGTGGGTAAACTATTTTTTTGCTGGATTCGTTTTAATGAAATTGCCGTTTCCCCTAACTATTAGGTTCAAAGAGATGCTTCAGAGCGGCGTAATGACTCCCGACCTAGATGTACGTTGGGTGAGCAGCATATCGTGGTATTTTATCTCGATGTTTGGTTTGAAGCCTGTCTataatttgttgtttgGAGATTCTAAACTTGGCGACATTGAATTGCCAATGCAGCAATTTGTAGGAGGTAGCATGCCTGGGGGTCCAACTCCAGAAGTTCTCATGAAAGATTATGCTAACGATTTAACCATTGCACAGCATgaatcaatatttgaaggtaTAGAAGAAAggattttaaatatgtatTCATGA
- the NPA3 gene encoding GTPase NPA3 (similar to Ashbya gossypii AFR428C): MKTVICIGMAGSGKTTFMQRLNSHLNASKHRPYVINLDPAVLKIPFGANIDIRDSIKYKKVMENYGLGPNGAIVTSLNLFSTKLDQVIKLVENKRDKFEHCIIDTPGQIECFIWSASGAIITESFASTFPTVIAYIVDTPRNSSPTTFMSNMLYACSILYKTKLPMIVVFNKTDVTKADFAKEWMTDFEAFQEALKVDQELNGELGNSSGYLGSLVNSMSLMLEEFYSQLDTVGVSSHTGEGFDEFLKAVDNKVEEYENYYKTERDRILAERAAKEQARKESSLEGLMKDLGIKDQNKRDTSTKNDDEAEVVSDVEEGEDDGLVLRDEDEDLEREYTFAGDERTTGTINDNYPDLQRKYEEDLSKTAKSASSQTAENIARYLRK; this comes from the coding sequence ATGAAAACAGTTATATGTATTGGTATGGCTGGTTCAGGGAAGACAACCTTTATGCAAAGGTTGAATTCCCATCTGAACGCCTCCAAGCATCGTCCATATGTGATCAATTTGGATCCTGCCGTATTGAAAATCCCATTCGGTGCAAATATCGACATTCGTGATTCTATAAAGTATAAGAAAGTTATGGAGAATTATGGATTAGGCCCAAATGGTGCAATCGTAACGAGTTTAAATTTATTCAGCACTAAACTAGACCAAGTTATTAAATTGGTAGAGAATAAACGGGATAAGTTTGAACATTGTATAATAGATACTCCTGGTCAAATCGAATGTTTTATTTGGAGTGCATCTGGGGCAATTATCACAGAATCATTTGCTTCAACATTTCCAACCGTTATTGCGTATATTGTAGATACTCCAAGAAATTCTTCTCCAACTACCTTCATGAGTAATATGCTTTACGCATGTTCTATCCTTTATAAAACCAAATTGCCAATGATTGTTGTCTTCAATAAGACAGATGTTACAAAAGCAGATTTTGCGAAGGAGTGGATGACTGACTTCGAGGCTTTCCAAGAGGCTTTAAAGGTTGACCAGGAATTAAATGGTGAACTTGGCAACAGTTCCGGATATCTAGGTTCCCTTGTCAATTCTATGTCTTTGATGTTGGAAGAGTTCTATTCTCAATTAGATACAGTTGGCGTTTCTAGTCATACTGGTGAAGGGTTCGACGAGTTTTTGAAAGCCGTAGACAACAAAGTAGAGGAATATGAAAATTACTATAAAACTGAACGTGACAGAATCTTGGCTGAAAGAGCTGCAAAGGAACAGGCTCGGAAGGAGAGTTCTTTAGAAGGGCTAATGAAAGATCTCGGTATCAAAGACCAAAACAAAAGGGACACATCCACCAAGAATGACGATGAGGCAGAGGTTGTAAGTGATGTAGAAGAAGGCGAAGATGATGGGTTGGTACTCAgggatgaagatgaagatttagaaAGGGAATACACCTTTGCGGGTGATGAAAGAACCACTGGAACAATAAACGATAATTATCCAGATTTACAAAGGAAGTACGAAGAAGATTTATCTAAAACAGCAAAGTCTGCGAGTAGTCAAACCGCTGAAAATATTGCCCGTTATTTGAGAAAATAG
- the LIA1 gene encoding deoxyhypusine monooxygenase (similar to Ashbya gossypii AFR426C), with product MSTNFEKQLEKQVDHCSLEQLRDILVDKSGNTKLSNRFRALFNLKNVVEEFEENPEEAKKAVMYICESFDDSSELLKHEVAYVLGQTRNLDAAPKLREVMLDHSQQCMVRHEASEALGALCDYESLPALEQSLKEDPDEEVRQTSELAIERIKWSKSGAPSKETLQQSLYCSVDPAPPLSLEKDYNIEELKSLLNNRDEPLFMRYRAMFRLRDIGTDEACFALASGFNDPSALFKHEIAYVFGQIGNPCVVPNLIEVLERNDEAPMVRHEAAEALGSIAIDDVLPVLKEHLNDKDDVVRESAIVALDMYEYENSNELEYAPA from the coding sequence ATGTCAACTAACTTTGAGAAACAGCTAGAAAAGCAAGTTGATCACTGTTCTCTGGAACAACTAAGAGATATTTTGGTTGACAAGTCTGGAAATACCAAGTTATCTAATAGGTTTAGGGCTTTGTTTAATCTTAAAAATGTCGTGGAGGAATTCGAGGAGAATCCAGAGGAAGCCAAAAAGGCTGTGATGTATATTTGCGAATCTTTCGACGATTCTAGCGAACTCTTGAAGCATGAAGTTGCATATGTGCTAGGTCAGACGAGGAATCTCGACGCGGCACCCAAGTTGAGGGAGGTGATGTTAGACCACTCCCAGCAGTGTATGGTTAGACACGAGGCTTCGGAGGCATTAGGTGCGTTGTGTGACTATGAATCGCTGCCTGCATTGGAGCAGTCTTTGAAAGAAGATCCTGATGAAGAGGTTAGACAAACGTCGGAATTAGCGATTGAAAGAATCAAATGGAGCAAGTCTGGTGCACCAAGCAAAGAGACGTTGCAACAGTCCTTGTACTGTTCTGTGGATCCTGCACCCCCTCTATCCCTCGAAAAAGACTATAATATTGAGGAGTTGAAGTCATTATTAAACAATCGAGATGAACCGTTGTTCATGAGATACAGGGCTATGTTCCGTCTGAGAGACATTGGTACGGACGAGGCCTGTTTCGCATTGGCTTCAGGATTTAACGACCCTTCTGCTCTGTTCAAGCACGAAATTGCTTATGTATTTGGCCAGATTGGTAACCCTTGCGTCGTCCCAAACTTGATAGAGGTGCTCGAACGGAATGATGAGGCCCCAATGGTGAGACATGAAGCAGCAGAGGCTCTTGGGTCCATTGCGATCGATGACGTCTTGCCGGTTTTAAAGGAACACTTGAACGACAAAGACGACGTCGTTCGCGAATCTGCGATTGTCGCGTTGGACATGTACGAATACGAAAATAGCAACGAACTGGAATATGCGCCTGCTTAG
- a CDS encoding glycoside hydrolase family 125 protein (similar to Ashbya gossypii AFR430C), with translation MSSIPGNARRRQKVLLVGLTLLVMYMVSPAGYWTGEPMVDDTAGKIIDEKDGNYRFPRMSTSRHKFNSKRLSDCENYADYARVPHFASDGSSTPLGLPNQRPPEDCRTFSSPLIEEFIKEFKGKLKDQDLAILFENTFPNTLDTTILWHVTAEENQRMKNHADQNSYRNEYPETFVVTGDIKAEWLRDSSWQLAVYQPFIKRDPYIKELIRGAINTQSQLFLHNPYCNAFHPPPYSKATPRESAIDDVFPKPNWAQVLECKYEIDSLASFLTLSRQYYQNAPEEDMFDFVTDDWLLAVKRLFQIVDREADSTFFPDGGLHEFMYKFKRQTNIGTETLPLDGSGNPMKSGTGLVRSAFRPSDDACIFQYFVPGNAHLAVELEYLVDILTDYLIYENAGKSKTTNYYNVDIGTLIENSEERARKIREGIENNAVFEHPDFGRVLAYEVDGYGSRVFMDDANIPSLLSLPDIGYISKDNELYQNTRDMILSMKGNPYYMNGVYFKGIGGPHIGLKYAWPMSLLVRIRTSEDDKEIMDCLKLIMENTGGLGLIHESIQTSTAGGTEYTRSWFAWANSEFAKTIFDLADRKPHLIFTQEALEKKFNLNSFIAGIAVS, from the coding sequence ATGTCATCTATTCCTGGTAATGCTAGAAGGAGACAGAAGGTTCTTTTAGTTGGTTTAACGCTATTGGTTATGTATATGGTGTCGCCTGCTGGATATTGGACTGGTGAGCCAATGGTTGATGATACTGCAGGGAAAATTATCGATGAGAAAGACGGTAATTACAGGTTTCCACGCATGAGTACAAGCAGGCACAAATTTAACTCAAAGAGGCTTAGTGACTGTGAAAACTATGCCGATTATGCAAGGGTTCCTCATTTTGCGTCGGACGGGTCTTCAACTCCGTTAGGATTGCCCAATCAGCGTCCACCAGAGGATTGCAGGACGTTCAGTTCACCTTTAATCGAAGAGTTTATCAAGGAATTCAAGGGGAAGCTCAAGGATCAGGACCTTGCTatattgtttgaaaatacCTTTCCTAACACCTTGGATACCACCATTCTATGGCATGTTACCGCAGAGGAAAAccaaagaatgaaaaaCCATGCTGATCAGAATAGCTACAGAAATGAATACCCTGAGACATTTGTTGTGACTGGGGACATTAAAGCAGAATGGTTACGTGATTCATCATGGCAGTTAGCGGTGTATCAACCGTTTATCAAGAGGGATCCGTATATAAAGGAACTCATCAGGGGTGCTATCAACACTCAATCGCAGCTCTTTCTTCATAATCCCTATTGCAACGCATTTCACCCACCTCCTTACAGCAAGGCTACCCCAAGAGAAAGTGCTATCGATGATGTATTTCCTAAACCAAATTGGGCGCAGGTTTTGGAATGCAAGTATGAAATTGATTCCCTGGCATCCTTCTTGACTCTTTCTCGCCAGTATTATCAAAATGCTCCAGAAGAAGACatgtttgattttgttacAGATGACTGGTTATTGGCGGTGAAACGATTATTCCAAATAGTTGATAGGGAAGCTGATTCTACATTTTTCCCAGATGGTGGTCTTCACGAGTTTATGTACAAGTTCAAAAGACAGACTAACATAGGGACGGAGACATTACCATTAGATGGAAGTGGAAACCCAATGAAATCTGGTACTGGATTAGTCAGGTCTGCTTTCAGACCTAGCGACGATGCGtgtatttttcaatatttcGTTCCAGGTAATGCGCACCTCGCGGTAGAATTGGAATATCTAGTTGATATTCTAACGGATTACTTGATTTACGAGAATGCAGGAAAGTCAAAGACAACCAATTACTACAATGTTGATATTGGAACTCTCATAGAAAACTCTGAGGAACGTGCAAGAAAAATAAGGGAAGGGATAGAAAACAATGCTGTATTCGAACATCCTGATTTTGGGAGAGTGCTAGCTTACGAGGTGGATGGATATGGTAGCAGGGTATTTATGGATGATGCGAATATTCCTTCTCTTTTATCTTTACCAGATATCGGTTATATTTCGAAAGACAACgaactttatcaaaataCCAGGGATATGATACTCTCAATGAAAGGAAACCCTTACTACATGAATGGTGTTTActttaaaggaattggtGGTCCACATATTGGGCTCAAGTATGCTTGGCCTATGAGTTTACTAGTTCGTATACGGACATCTGAAGATGACAAAGAAATCATGGATTGCTTAAAACTTATTATGGAGAATACTGGAGGCCTTGGATTAATCCATGAGTCTATTCAGACATCTACTGCAGGTGGAACAGAATACACTCGTTCATGGTTCGCCTGGGCAAACTCTGAATTTGCTAAAACCATATTTGATCTAGCGGACCGGAAACCACACTTAATATTTACCCAGGAAGCACTTGAAAAGAAATTCAATTTGAATTCGTTTATAGCAGGAATCGCTGTGAGCTAG
- the ADD66 gene encoding Add66p (similar to Ashbya gossypii AFR427W) produces MSTLVIPLVSAGNVPQLFTDVVLHSLANEFKFVKELDSRWLHPFVGPLDYVADQETTLYRDIPNRKYTASLELFHNESRGLYLLQQRSPVLQGYENEFCKYVLIPLIQELTPKRVLVLDSVGAFESNVPMKVDSSGSRFSFATCDATSIEDVAQEFQERLQLDKDTELSINRSLFKFTDSSFQDGISTTQFIFKLSYHLLHTSIPVSSDFAGIFYFSMFIHEGDNHQDALLTCEILPQLMPSFPAIKKVVTPVSWSGVYGLKTVPDGFCEGLYV; encoded by the coding sequence ATGTCCACTCTGGTTATTCCTTTGGTGTCAGCTGGCAATGTTCCTCAGCTGTTTACTGATGTAGTGTTGCATTCATTGGCCAATGAATTCAAGTTTGTTAAGGAATTAGACTCTCGTTGGTTGCATCCTTTTGTGGGCCCGCTTGACTATGTTGCAGATCAAGAGACTACTTTATATCGAGATATTCCGAACAGAAAGTACACTGCTTCTTTAGAACTGTTCCATAATGAGAGTCGAGGGCTTTATCTGCTTCAGCAGCGGTCTCCGGTGCTTCAAGGTTATGAGAATGAATTCTGCAAGTACGTGTTGATACCTTTGATACAGGAGTTGACTCCAAAAAGGGTTCTCGTTCTAGATTCGGTTGGTGCGTTTGAGTCGAATGTTCCCATGAAAGTTGACAGCTCAGGTTCCCGGTTCTCGTTTGCCACATGCGATGCCACATCTATTGAGGATGTGGCCCaagaatttcaagaaaGGCTGCAATTAGACAAGGATACTGAGTTGTCGATTAACAGGTCCTTGTTTAAGTTTACGGATTCCAGTTTCCAGGACGGTATCTCAACTACACAGTTCATATTCAAATTAAGCTACCATCTGCTGCATACTTCAATACCTGTATCATCTGATTTTGCAGGAATTTTCTATTTCAGCATGTTTATTCACGAAGGAGATAACCATCAGGATGCACTATTAACTTGTGAGATATTACCCCAATTAATGCCATCCTTCCCAGCAATCAAGAAAGTTGTCACTCCAGTTTCTTGGAGCGGCGTTTACGGTTTGAAAACAGTTCCTGACGGATTTTGCGAAGGATTATATGTTTAA